In a single window of the Leptolyngbyaceae cyanobacterium genome:
- a CDS encoding M48 family metalloprotease: MTQEQFDGLVKRLESFARQKPGNYKLRVGLLAVLGYAYIFLVLAGLIGLLALLVMIMLVNRRFNINMIKLVVLLLVPAFIILRSLWVTFPPPIGLPLNRQEAPRLFALIDELTSKLKTPGFHHILLTNEFNAGVVQIPRLGLFGWQQNYLIIGLPLMQALSQSQFRAVLAHELGHLSGNHSRFAGWIYRVRKTHTQIWERLHQGGVQGSSIIFEWFFKWYFPFFNAYSFVLARMDEYEADRCAAELAGAKNAAEALINVEVKARFLDSDFWPKVYKQVTHQIEPPAAVYANMSSALVSSLPTENVTKWFDQALKQKTNNADTHPCLSDRLVALGYLPDKQQKLSVPPPVKLSAADQLLGNLLNNLIDYFSSNWKQEISTGWRQRYAYAQESLKQLQSLEEKAEKQSLTDEEAWNRACWTLELKGDEVAIPLFKEILKEQPEHAAANYNLGQLLLQKNDESGIDYIEKAMKTDPGSVVQGCDLIYYFLMQQEKVEEAKVYRKRADEHYNLLMLAKQERSSVTPSDEFQFHDLESHDIENLSRQLSVYSAQLQEVYFVRKVVKYYPEDPFYVLVVLRRRGFWETDGDKLDNELADRLSNEVRFPDHAYIIVLNENGNSLKNKLRKIKGSIIYK; encoded by the coding sequence ATGACTCAGGAACAGTTTGATGGGCTGGTAAAGCGTTTGGAGAGTTTTGCCCGTCAAAAACCGGGAAATTATAAACTGCGGGTGGGTCTTCTGGCTGTTCTTGGTTATGCTTACATTTTTTTGGTTTTAGCGGGATTGATTGGCCTTTTAGCGCTGTTGGTAATGATAATGCTGGTCAATCGTAGATTTAACATCAACATGATTAAGTTAGTTGTTCTGTTGTTGGTGCCGGCATTTATTATTTTGCGATCGCTCTGGGTAACTTTTCCTCCCCCCATCGGTTTACCCCTCAACCGCCAGGAAGCACCGCGCCTATTTGCCTTAATTGACGAACTCACATCTAAACTAAAAACTCCCGGATTTCACCATATCTTGCTCACCAATGAATTCAACGCTGGTGTAGTGCAAATACCGCGTTTGGGGTTGTTCGGATGGCAGCAAAACTATCTGATAATAGGGCTACCTTTAATGCAAGCCTTATCGCAAAGCCAATTTCGCGCCGTCCTCGCCCACGAATTAGGACATTTATCTGGTAATCACAGTCGTTTTGCTGGCTGGATTTACCGAGTTCGCAAAACCCATACTCAGATTTGGGAAAGGCTGCATCAAGGCGGAGTACAAGGTTCTTCTATTATTTTCGAGTGGTTTTTTAAGTGGTACTTTCCATTTTTTAATGCTTATTCTTTTGTCTTAGCTAGAATGGATGAATACGAAGCCGATCGCTGTGCGGCAGAATTAGCTGGAGCAAAAAACGCAGCAGAAGCTCTCATCAATGTAGAAGTAAAAGCGAGATTTTTGGATAGCGATTTTTGGCCTAAGGTTTATAAACAGGTAACTCATCAAATAGAACCACCAGCAGCAGTTTATGCAAATATGTCGAGTGCTTTGGTAAGTAGTTTGCCTACCGAAAATGTGACTAAATGGTTTGACCAAGCTCTCAAGCAAAAAACTAATAATGCCGATACCCATCCTTGCTTATCGGATCGCCTCGTTGCTTTGGGCTATCTTCCCGATAAACAGCAAAAGTTATCCGTACCTCCTCCGGTAAAACTAAGCGCGGCAGACCAATTGTTAGGAAATTTATTAAATAATTTAATTGATTATTTTAGTAGTAATTGGAAACAAGAAATTTCTACAGGTTGGCGGCAAAGATATGCTTACGCTCAAGAATCGCTAAAGCAATTACAATCCCTAGAGGAGAAGGCAGAAAAACAATCTCTAACAGATGAAGAAGCTTGGAATCGCGCTTGCTGGACGTTAGAACTCAAGGGAGATGAAGTTGCGATTCCCCTATTTAAAGAAATACTTAAGGAACAGCCGGAACACGCTGCTGCTAATTATAATCTCGGTCAACTGTTACTACAAAAGAATGATGAGTCTGGCATTGATTATATTGAAAAGGCAATGAAGACAGATCCGGGTTCTGTTGTTCAAGGCTGCGATTTGATTTACTATTTCCTCATGCAACAGGAAAAAGTAGAGGAAGCAAAAGTTTATCGGAAACGGGCTGACGAACACTACAATTTACTGATGTTGGCGAAGCAAGAGCGTTCTAGCGTTACGCCTAGTGACGAATTTCAATTTCACGATTTAGAAAGTCACGATATAGAAAATCTATCCCGGCAGTTGTCGGTTTACAGCGCTCAACTGCAAGAGGTTTATTTTGTAAGAAAGGTAGTGAAATACTATCCCGAAGATCCTTTCTACGTGCTGGTTGTGCTAAGGCGTCGCGGTTTTTGGGAGACGGATGGGGATAAGCTCGACAACGAACTTGCCGATCGACTATCGAACGAAGTGCGATTTCCTGACCATGCTTATATCATTGTTCTGAATGAAAATGGGAATTCCTTGAAAAATAAACTACGTAAAATCAAAGGTTCGATTATCTACAAATAG